Proteins encoded by one window of Geobacter sp. DSM 9736:
- a CDS encoding 6-bladed beta-propeller gives MEYLLRLLSRSCFCLAVLIPLIGFKAFAADTTPPVTSPIPAMGVYATTQVVTLACSDAFGSGCATTFYCLGTGCNPDSIYTGPVEISSSSHLRFYSTDIAGNPEPVRTHTYSINPALAYRFERLWPQLPQSFYFNAPQAVAVDISGNIFILDTGNNRIQKFDAGNHYITQWGSYGSGNGQLNQPRGIAVDAAGNVYVADTNNSRVQKFDGNGTYLGQWGSYGSGNGQFVQPRSLAIDFTGNIFVADTGNHRIQKFDGNGTYLSRFGSYGSGNSQFIQPRGVAVDPSGNILVADTANSRIQKFDGNGVYLGQWGTSGSGAGQFNYPQSIAAGAGGVYVLDAGNNRVQQFDGSGVYISEWGSYGTESSQMDFPSAISLDSTGSVYVADANNNRIQKFDGNGTYVTEFGSGGSGDGEFRNPRQTAVDASGNVYVVDYSNSRVEKFDTNGNFITQWGSAGFDSGQFTTPEGVAVDQNGNVYVADTGNHRIQKFDGNGNPIAEWGYYGSGPGEFSYPEGVAVDAAGNIFVSDTYNNRIEKFDSTGAYLSQWGTYGSGNGQLNQPRGLAVDGGGNVYVVDYNNSRIQKFDGSGNYLAQWGSSGRGDGQFSNPKGIAVDGTGYVFLVDTGNNRVEKFDASGRYLTQWGSLGSGNGEFSAPQGVAVDAAGNVFVADTGNNRVQKFNLAISVPGAPAAVSAISGNGQATVSFTPPADNGGSPIIFYTVTSNPGNVSATGTASPITVPGLVNGTTYTFTVTATNAAGAGAASAPSSPVTLQLMHLLSVSVTGSGAVHSSPAPDINCSGSCSQAYVEGTTVTLSATPATGYTFGGWSGACSGTGACSITMDQPKSASATFVADLTPPQTTASPGAGTYRSAQSVVLTCTDGESGCGATYYCTGSGCTPTTPYSGPIPIAATSVLRFYSTDLAANAQAVQTLPYTIDPALVYAFQYLWAQTQPQGVALDASGNLYVADTTNHRVRKFDSTGTLLTQWGSFGAGNGQFDAPQAVAVDGSGNVFVADTGNNRIQKFSAAGVYTAQWGSLGSGNGQLSGPQGIAVDGTGNVIVADTGNNRIQKFNASGGYLAQWGASGTGIGQFSGPQAVAADGAGNVFVADTGNNRIQKFNASGSYLTQWGSLGSGNGQLSAPQAIAADGAGNVFVVDTGNNRVEKFDASGRYLTQWGSLGSGNGEFSAPQGVAVDAAGNVFVADTGNNRVQKFNLAISVPGAPAAVSAISGNGQATVSFTPPADNGGSPIIFYTVTSNPGNVSATGTASPITVPGLVNGTTYTFTVTATNAAGAGAASAPSSPVTLQLMHLLSVSVTGSGAVHSSPAPDINCSGSCSQAYVEGTTVTLSATPATGYTFGGWSGCDIAQGNSCTVTISRATSVSTRFDPIPSFGFVAVAGGSSHSGGVKSDGTVWMWGKNGSGQLGDGTMSNRSHPVQVPGLSAVTAISLGYDHTVALKSDGTVWTWGWNGNGQLGDGTTANRTLPVQVPGLSGIAAIAAGYDHTLALKNDGTIWAWGWNGDGQLGDGTNTIRHTPVLVNGISGVTSVAAGGYHSSALKNDGTAWSWGANDYGQLGEGSTTGSLTPVQVSGLSGITAIVAGGAHSGALKNDGSVWMWGWNYYGQLGDGTNTDRKRPVQLTALTGVTELGAGYSHTVAKKFDGTVSTWGWNYYGQLGDGTATNSREPLQVPGIAAVRAIAAGGYHTMAIVTDGTLWGWGDNGTGQLGDGTAIGKRSFPVQVDISVRLSRQGQPDLFFPSFSAALAAVPQDSLALLTTWQKPYVESITVDKPGTTVTIGSAFDASYAEPLGPTVLKGTVTVKSGTLICDNVMIQ, from the coding sequence TTGGAATACCTGCTCAGGCTTCTATCCAGAAGCTGTTTTTGTCTGGCAGTACTCATACCGCTTATCGGTTTCAAGGCATTTGCAGCCGATACTACTCCTCCCGTAACCTCCCCAATACCCGCAATGGGAGTCTACGCTACGACCCAGGTTGTGACGCTTGCCTGCTCCGATGCATTCGGCAGTGGCTGTGCGACCACCTTCTACTGCCTCGGCACCGGCTGTAACCCGGATTCGATCTACACCGGCCCGGTTGAGATTTCATCATCCTCGCATCTCAGGTTTTATTCCACAGACATCGCTGGAAACCCCGAACCCGTCCGCACTCACACCTATTCCATAAACCCGGCACTTGCCTATCGTTTCGAACGACTTTGGCCGCAATTGCCACAGTCCTTCTACTTCAATGCGCCCCAGGCCGTGGCGGTGGATATATCGGGAAATATTTTCATCCTCGACACGGGCAACAACCGTATCCAGAAATTCGATGCAGGAAATCATTACATAACCCAGTGGGGGTCGTACGGCAGCGGCAACGGTCAGCTCAACCAGCCGCGGGGCATAGCCGTAGACGCAGCAGGGAACGTATATGTTGCGGACACCAACAACAGCCGAGTCCAGAAATTCGATGGAAACGGCACATACCTGGGGCAATGGGGGTCGTACGGCAGCGGCAACGGCCAGTTCGTACAGCCGCGAAGCTTGGCCATAGACTTCACCGGCAACATATTCGTTGCCGACACAGGAAACCACCGTATCCAGAAGTTCGACGGGAACGGGACATATCTTTCCCGCTTCGGCTCGTACGGCAGCGGCAACAGCCAGTTCATCCAGCCCCGTGGCGTGGCCGTCGATCCTTCAGGAAATATTCTCGTAGCCGACACCGCCAATAGCCGGATCCAGAAATTCGACGGAAATGGTGTCTATCTCGGGCAGTGGGGAACATCTGGTAGCGGCGCAGGACAATTCAACTACCCGCAGAGCATAGCAGCAGGAGCAGGCGGCGTATATGTACTCGACGCGGGCAACAACCGAGTCCAACAGTTCGACGGCAGCGGCGTCTATATATCCGAGTGGGGTTCCTATGGCACGGAAAGCAGCCAGATGGACTTTCCCTCAGCAATCTCCCTGGATTCGACCGGCAGCGTTTATGTTGCTGATGCGAACAACAACCGCATCCAGAAGTTCGATGGCAACGGCACGTACGTGACCGAATTCGGCTCCGGGGGAAGCGGTGACGGTGAATTTCGAAACCCGCGCCAAACTGCGGTTGATGCGAGCGGCAACGTATACGTGGTCGATTACAGCAACAGCAGGGTGGAAAAGTTCGACACTAACGGAAACTTCATTACACAGTGGGGTTCGGCCGGATTTGACAGTGGACAGTTCACGACTCCTGAAGGTGTGGCTGTCGACCAGAATGGCAACGTGTATGTCGCGGATACGGGAAACCACCGCATCCAGAAATTCGACGGCAACGGCAATCCTATAGCAGAATGGGGCTATTACGGCAGCGGGCCTGGGGAATTCAGCTATCCGGAGGGAGTGGCCGTTGATGCCGCCGGAAACATCTTCGTCTCCGACACCTACAACAACCGGATTGAGAAGTTCGACAGTACTGGTGCCTATCTTTCCCAATGGGGAACGTACGGTAGCGGTAACGGCCAGTTGAACCAGCCGAGAGGGCTTGCAGTAGACGGCGGCGGCAACGTATATGTAGTAGACTACAACAACAGCCGCATCCAGAAATTCGACGGCAGCGGAAATTACCTCGCCCAGTGGGGATCGTCAGGGCGCGGTGACGGCCAGTTCAGTAACCCCAAGGGAATAGCGGTTGACGGCACGGGATACGTCTTCCTTGTGGATACCGGCAACAACCGGGTGGAGAAGTTCGATGCAAGCGGCCGCTATCTGACGCAGTGGGGAAGCCTCGGCTCGGGCAACGGCGAGTTCAGCGCTCCCCAGGGGGTGGCCGTTGACGCCGCAGGCAACGTCTTCGTAGCCGACACCGGCAACAACAGGGTCCAGAAGTTCAACCTCGCCATCTCCGTGCCCGGCGCACCTGCGGCAGTCTCGGCTATCTCCGGAAACGGGCAGGCAACGGTAAGCTTCACACCACCCGCCGACAACGGCGGCTCCCCCATCATCTTCTATACGGTCACTTCAAACCCCGGCAACGTAAGCGCCACCGGCACGGCCTCCCCAATCACCGTCCCAGGCCTTGTCAACGGCACCACCTATACCTTCACAGTCACCGCAACCAATGCAGCAGGCGCAGGAGCTGCTTCGGCACCATCATCCCCCGTAACCCTGCAGCTGATGCACCTGTTGAGCGTATCGGTCACAGGTAGCGGTGCCGTTCACTCCTCCCCCGCTCCAGACATCAACTGCTCGGGTTCCTGCTCCCAGGCCTATGTCGAGGGAACTACCGTAACCCTCTCCGCTACACCTGCAACCGGTTACACCTTCGGCGGATGGAGCGGGGCATGCAGCGGTACCGGGGCATGCAGCATAACGATGGACCAGCCGAAGAGCGCTTCGGCGACCTTCGTTGCAGACCTTACCCCTCCCCAGACAACAGCGTCACCGGGGGCCGGCACCTATCGAAGCGCCCAGAGCGTAGTTCTTACCTGCACCGACGGCGAAAGCGGCTGTGGGGCGACCTACTACTGCACAGGCAGCGGCTGCACCCCCACCACCCCCTACAGCGGCCCAATCCCCATTGCCGCCACATCGGTCCTTCGCTTCTACTCGACCGATCTTGCCGCAAATGCGCAGGCCGTGCAGACTCTCCCCTACACCATCGATCCCGCTCTGGTTTACGCCTTTCAGTACCTCTGGGCGCAGACCCAGCCGCAAGGGGTGGCGCTGGATGCATCCGGCAACCTCTACGTTGCCGACACCACTAACCACCGGGTACGCAAGTTCGACTCAACCGGAACCCTTCTCACCCAGTGGGGGAGCTTCGGGGCAGGAAACGGCCAATTCGACGCTCCTCAGGCAGTCGCGGTGGACGGATCGGGGAACGTCTTTGTGGCCGACACCGGCAACAACCGGATTCAGAAGTTCAGCGCTGCGGGCGTATATACGGCTCAATGGGGCAGTCTAGGCTCCGGCAACGGACAGCTTTCAGGCCCACAGGGGATAGCCGTCGATGGTACCGGGAACGTGATCGTTGCCGATACCGGCAACAACCGCATCCAGAAGTTCAATGCAAGCGGCGGCTACCTTGCCCAGTGGGGAGCATCGGGAACGGGAATCGGGCAGTTCAGCGGCCCTCAGGCAGTCGCGGCGGACGGGGCAGGCAACGTCTTTGTTGCCGACACCGGCAACAACCGCATCCAGAAGTTCAATGCAAGCGGCAGCTACCTTACCCAGTGGGGAAGCCTCGGCTCGGGCAACGGGCAACTCTCGGCTCCACAGGCAATCGCAGCGGACGGTGCGGGGAATGTCTTTGTCGTGGATACCGGCAACAACCGTGTGGAGAAGTTCGACGCAAGCGGCCGCTATCTGACGCAGTGGGGAAGCCTCGGCTCGGGCAACGGCGAGTTCAGCGCTCCCCAGGGGGTGGCCGTTGACGCCGCAGGCAACGTCTTCGTAGCCGACACCGGCAACAACAGGGTCCAGAAGTTCAACCTCGCCATCTCCGTGCCCGGCGCACCTGCGGCAGTCTCGGCTATCTCCGGAAACGGGCAGGCAACGGTAAGCTTCACACCACCCGCCGACAACGGCGGCTCCCCCATCATCTTCTATACGGTCACTTCAAACCCCGGCAACGTAAGCGCCACCGGCACGGCCTCCCCAATCACCGTCCCAGGCCTTGTCAACGGCACCACCTATACCTTCACAGTCACCGCAACCAATGCAGCAGGCGCAGGAGCTGCTTCGGCACCATCATCCCCCGTAACCCTGCAGCTGATGCACCTGTTGAGCGTATCGGTCACAGGTAGCGGTGCCGTTCACTCCTCCCCCGCTCCAGACATCAACTGCTCGGGTTCCTGCTCCCAGGCCTATGTCGAGGGAACTACCGTAACCCTCTCCGCTACACCTGCAACCGGTTACACCTTCGGCGGATGGAGCGGTTGTGATATCGCCCAGGGAAACTCATGCACCGTGACCATTTCGCGGGCGACATCAGTATCGACCCGCTTCGACCCCATCCCCTCCTTCGGATTTGTTGCAGTTGCAGGAGGCTCTTCTCACAGCGGTGGTGTAAAGAGCGACGGCACCGTATGGATGTGGGGTAAAAACGGCAGCGGTCAGCTCGGTGACGGAACCATGAGCAACAGATCGCATCCGGTGCAGGTACCCGGCCTTTCCGCCGTTACCGCCATATCGCTCGGCTATGACCACACAGTCGCCCTCAAAAGCGACGGAACCGTGTGGACTTGGGGATGGAACGGGAACGGCCAGCTCGGGGACGGAACAACAGCGAACAGGACGCTGCCCGTCCAGGTACCGGGACTTAGCGGGATCGCCGCCATTGCCGCCGGCTACGACCACACCCTTGCACTGAAAAACGATGGAACGATATGGGCATGGGGATGGAACGGTGACGGCCAGCTCGGAGACGGAACCAACACGATCCGCCATACACCGGTCCTGGTAAACGGAATATCGGGAGTAACTTCCGTCGCTGCCGGAGGGTATCACTCAAGTGCCCTAAAAAACGATGGCACTGCCTGGAGTTGGGGCGCCAACGATTACGGTCAGCTGGGGGAGGGAAGTACTACTGGCAGCCTGACTCCGGTCCAGGTCAGCGGGTTGTCCGGAATTACGGCCATCGTCGCAGGAGGAGCTCATTCCGGGGCTCTCAAGAACGATGGGTCTGTATGGATGTGGGGATGGAACTACTACGGACAGCTGGGGGACGGAACCAACACTGACCGGAAAAGACCGGTTCAGCTTACGGCTTTGACGGGAGTGACCGAACTGGGCGCAGGCTACAGCCACACCGTAGCGAAAAAGTTCGACGGCACCGTCTCCACCTGGGGATGGAACTATTACGGGCAACTGGGGGACGGAACCGCCACGAACAGCAGGGAGCCGCTCCAGGTACCCGGTATTGCCGCAGTTCGCGCCATAGCTGCGGGTGGCTACCATACAATGGCCATCGTTACTGACGGCACCCTCTGGGGATGGGGGGACAACGGCACCGGTCAGCTGGGAGACGGGACCGCCATCGGCAAGCGCAGTTTCCCGGTGCAGGTCGATATTTCAGTGAGGCTCTCGCGTCAGGGGCAGCCGGATCTCTTCTTCCCCTCTTTCTCGGCGGCCCTTGCGGCGGTGCCGCAGGATAGTCTTGCCCTTCTAACAACCTGGCAAAAACCCTATGTGGAAAGTATCACAGTCGACAAACCCGGGACGACGGTCACCATCGGTTCGGCCTTCGATGCCTCCTACGCCGAACCTCTCGGGCCGACGGTGCTCAAAGGGACAGTAACGGTGAAGAGCGGCACGCTGATCTGCGACAATGTCATGATCCAATGA
- a CDS encoding cytochrome c3 family protein, with amino-acid sequence MKNSLRMMGLLVLFAAAFAEGAPTPTTVPGRIRGSKHDLSTLDQSNQRAEICVYCHTPHNTVEAVPLWNRNNPSAYLFRLYNSPTLSSVVRSTRVMESQSISLFCMSCHDGITAMGDVKVNPTIPSQRGAVAQGIFELRIPQRAYENPGLGFDLKNSHPIAFDYNLAYEEDDGLNPPSHVMTAFNALARTGATKSQNFLYGLDSNMFECASCHRVHDPGSSGNFLRIENDHSQLCFACHNK; translated from the coding sequence ATGAAGAACAGCTTGCGTATGATGGGGCTCCTGGTTTTGTTTGCCGCCGCATTTGCAGAAGGAGCCCCCACACCTACCACGGTCCCCGGCAGAATCAGGGGAAGCAAGCATGACCTTTCCACTCTGGATCAGTCCAACCAACGTGCCGAGATCTGCGTCTACTGCCATACTCCGCACAATACGGTAGAAGCGGTCCCTCTATGGAACAGGAACAATCCTTCGGCATACTTGTTCCGGCTCTACAACAGCCCCACCCTCAGTTCCGTCGTGCGCAGCACGCGGGTCATGGAATCTCAGAGCATATCCCTGTTCTGCATGAGTTGCCATGACGGAATAACGGCCATGGGAGACGTGAAAGTAAATCCTACGATTCCCAGCCAAAGAGGTGCTGTCGCACAGGGAATATTCGAGCTTCGCATTCCCCAACGGGCATATGAGAATCCGGGCCTGGGCTTCGACCTCAAGAATTCACATCCCATCGCCTTTGACTACAACCTGGCATACGAGGAAGACGACGGACTCAATCCGCCTTCACATGTAATGACAGCATTCAACGCACTCGCCAGAACCGGCGCGACAAAATCTCAGAATTTCCTCTATGGTCTCGATTCGAACATGTTCGAGTGCGCCAGTTGCCACAGAGTTCATGACCCTGGGAGCAGCGGAAACTTTCTCAGAATCGAAAATGACCATTCCCAGCTGTGCTTTGCATGCCACAACAAGTAG
- a CDS encoding chitobiase/beta-hexosaminidase C-terminal domain-containing protein, whose protein sequence is MPLLATVLFLAANTAHAATPQIAAGARFTIALKSDGTLLSWGENSSGQLGEGSLEERRSPVPIPGFSGVVAIAAGNDHVVALKEDGSVWTWGGNDYGQLGNGTTTDSSTPIQVPGLSGVSAVAAGMFHTLILKTDGTVWSWGHNGYGQLGDGTSTGQKSPVKIPGVSGVSAIAAGGFHTLLLNSDGTVSACGDNAGGQLGDGTFRESAMPVTVAGLGRVVALSAGAGHSLALRDDGTVWAWGDNSRGQLGDGTTSNRALPGKVQLLEDVTVIEGGDGHSIAVKADGTVWAWGENDHGQLGDGTTGARTAPEQVESLIGILTAGCGGSHTVAITGGGSVWTWGNNSNGQLGNGDSTFKPGFVRVPNVTALRVAGGGAHTVALINDRTVAAWGKNASGQLGDGTTAGRSTPRAVIGLSNIVAVAAGADHSLALKDDGSVWTWGANYFGQLGDGTLSDSSSPIQVQGLAGIIAIAAGDGFSLALKSDGSVWGWGGNYAGQLGDGSKTDRPLPVRVTGLSRIYSIAAGYLHAVALRDDGTVWTWGSNRYGQLGDGTFTSSTVPIQAAVASVTAIAAGDNHVVARIQDKTIRAWGANESGQIGDGTVKPPGMDITPSLPVEVVGMNGVTAVAAGTSHSLAFREDGTLWGWGGSMTGELGGAGPSLIAVQLPGISNVAAISAGDAHSIVVDGAGSIWSTGNNDYGELGDGTPYLPMMLSGVFLLQDSTPPVTTAAPGEGTYLDSVTVVLRTNEPATIRCTLDGTDPTAASATYTEPITLTASTMLKCFAVDVTGNAEPVRTFSYNVQPSVLLSIFQQGTGGGTVNLAGAGSCSTSCTQAFASGSSVSLSPVADSQSLFKAWSGCDSLAGFTCMVTMNTSRTITATFNRAFPLNLSIAGSGSATVSLSTGSACSANCSHLAEEGAVVALTPLLGSGSLITSWVGCDSISGDVCSVTMSSAKNVTLNVVQRYPLDLSMSGSGTVNFSVGGSCSGACTNTYASGTTVVLNAVAVSGSILDNWQGCDFAAGTSCTVTVTSPRQVAATFAPANQLNLAFSGTGSGTVSFSTGDSCSAGCSRQVSSLATVTLTPVPSASSYFSGWSGCDSVAGNVCTVAMSSVRNVTASFGPTFQLSVALVESGTVSYSTGGSCSSNCSTAMPWGSSVVLTAVPSARTVFDGWSGCDTTNGTQCTVSMTGNRSATALFGYLVRTSLGGYPEPQEAYSAVPPAGILRLRDALFGTGLNLDRDIAVTLRGGYDSSYSTIVGMSTLSGVLTVERGTAQLEYLVIR, encoded by the coding sequence GTGCCTTTGCTTGCAACGGTTCTTTTCCTGGCAGCTAACACAGCTCATGCTGCTACACCTCAGATTGCCGCCGGCGCTCGATTCACCATTGCCTTGAAAAGTGATGGTACGCTTCTCTCCTGGGGGGAGAACAGTAGCGGTCAACTGGGAGAAGGATCTTTAGAGGAGAGAAGGTCCCCAGTGCCTATCCCCGGCTTTTCAGGTGTGGTCGCCATTGCTGCCGGTAATGACCACGTGGTGGCTCTGAAAGAGGATGGCTCCGTTTGGACCTGGGGAGGAAACGATTACGGCCAGCTGGGGAACGGCACGACCACCGACAGCAGTACACCGATCCAAGTTCCGGGGCTTTCAGGCGTTTCGGCGGTTGCTGCGGGCATGTTTCACACACTGATCCTGAAGACCGACGGGACAGTTTGGTCGTGGGGGCACAACGGCTACGGCCAGCTCGGTGACGGTACAAGTACTGGGCAAAAATCTCCCGTTAAGATTCCGGGAGTGTCGGGTGTTTCCGCTATTGCCGCAGGTGGCTTTCACACCTTGTTGCTTAATAGTGACGGAACCGTCAGCGCGTGCGGCGACAATGCCGGAGGGCAGCTGGGCGACGGTACGTTTAGGGAGTCGGCTATGCCTGTGACCGTAGCGGGTCTAGGCAGAGTCGTCGCGCTCTCTGCCGGTGCCGGACACAGTCTCGCCCTTCGGGACGACGGGACCGTATGGGCGTGGGGTGATAACTCCCGTGGGCAACTTGGAGACGGCACGACATCAAACAGAGCGCTCCCGGGAAAGGTGCAACTGCTGGAAGACGTAACCGTCATCGAAGGCGGCGATGGCCACAGCATCGCCGTAAAGGCCGACGGGACGGTATGGGCGTGGGGTGAAAACGACCACGGCCAACTGGGCGACGGGACTACTGGTGCCCGTACGGCTCCGGAGCAGGTGGAAAGTCTAATCGGAATTCTTACGGCCGGTTGCGGCGGAAGTCATACCGTTGCCATAACCGGAGGCGGAAGCGTATGGACATGGGGGAACAATTCCAATGGCCAGCTGGGTAACGGTGACAGCACTTTCAAGCCTGGTTTCGTGCGGGTTCCCAATGTGACGGCACTCCGGGTTGCCGGGGGGGGCGCTCATACAGTAGCTCTGATAAATGACCGAACAGTCGCGGCATGGGGGAAAAACGCATCGGGTCAACTGGGGGACGGAACCACCGCAGGCCGCTCGACGCCGAGGGCTGTTATCGGGCTTTCCAACATCGTTGCGGTTGCGGCTGGAGCCGACCATTCTCTGGCACTCAAGGATGACGGCTCGGTATGGACCTGGGGCGCCAACTATTTCGGGCAGCTTGGGGATGGAACATTATCCGACAGCAGCAGCCCCATTCAGGTTCAGGGACTTGCCGGAATCATCGCCATTGCGGCCGGAGACGGGTTTTCCCTCGCTTTGAAAAGCGACGGTTCCGTGTGGGGGTGGGGAGGAAACTATGCGGGGCAACTCGGCGACGGGTCCAAGACCGACAGGCCGCTTCCCGTCAGGGTGACCGGTCTGTCGAGAATTTATTCAATCGCTGCCGGGTACCTCCACGCCGTGGCTCTTCGCGACGACGGAACGGTCTGGACGTGGGGCAGCAACCGCTATGGCCAGCTGGGCGATGGCACTTTTACATCTAGCACAGTACCCATACAGGCTGCCGTAGCCAGCGTTACCGCTATAGCTGCGGGGGACAATCACGTTGTTGCACGTATCCAGGACAAAACTATCAGAGCGTGGGGTGCCAATGAGTCTGGGCAAATTGGAGACGGCACTGTCAAGCCACCGGGAATGGATATCACTCCTTCACTTCCTGTAGAAGTAGTCGGGATGAATGGAGTGACTGCTGTCGCTGCCGGAACCAGCCACAGCCTGGCCTTTAGGGAGGACGGAACACTCTGGGGGTGGGGCGGAAGCATGACGGGGGAGCTCGGAGGAGCCGGACCTTCCCTAATAGCAGTTCAGCTGCCTGGGATATCTAATGTTGCGGCGATTTCCGCCGGTGATGCTCATTCAATTGTCGTCGACGGCGCCGGGAGCATCTGGAGCACAGGGAATAACGACTACGGCGAGTTGGGGGACGGTACTCCCTATCTGCCGATGATGCTCTCCGGGGTCTTTTTGCTGCAGGACTCAACTCCTCCCGTGACGACTGCGGCACCGGGAGAAGGAACATACCTCGATTCGGTGACGGTGGTGCTCAGAACGAACGAACCTGCAACAATACGCTGTACCCTCGACGGAACTGATCCGACTGCCGCATCGGCCACGTATACCGAACCCATAACACTGACTGCTTCCACCATGCTGAAGTGCTTCGCCGTAGACGTGACGGGTAATGCGGAGCCTGTGCGTACCTTCAGCTACAATGTACAGCCGTCGGTGCTTCTGAGCATCTTTCAGCAGGGGACGGGGGGCGGCACCGTCAACCTTGCGGGTGCCGGTAGCTGTTCCACCAGTTGCACCCAGGCTTTTGCCTCAGGAAGCAGCGTCTCCCTCTCTCCCGTTGCGGATTCCCAATCCCTCTTCAAGGCCTGGAGCGGTTGCGACTCTCTTGCAGGTTTTACCTGCATGGTGACTATGAATACGTCACGAACAATCACTGCGACCTTCAATCGCGCATTCCCACTTAATCTTTCAATAGCGGGATCAGGCAGTGCCACGGTCAGCCTCTCCACGGGGAGCGCTTGCTCTGCGAACTGTTCACATCTGGCGGAAGAAGGGGCGGTAGTCGCGTTGACCCCTCTCCTCGGTTCCGGCTCCTTAATAACCAGCTGGGTTGGTTGTGACTCCATTTCCGGGGACGTTTGCTCCGTCACGATGTCCTCGGCAAAGAACGTCACACTGAATGTCGTTCAGCGCTATCCGCTGGACCTTTCCATGTCAGGTTCCGGAACCGTCAACTTCTCAGTCGGTGGGAGCTGCAGCGGCGCCTGCACCAATACCTATGCAAGTGGCACGACCGTCGTCCTCAATGCGGTGGCCGTGTCAGGTTCCATTCTGGACAACTGGCAGGGATGTGATTTCGCCGCCGGTACTTCCTGTACTGTTACGGTTACCTCCCCGAGGCAGGTCGCGGCTACTTTCGCACCCGCCAACCAGCTCAACCTTGCTTTTTCCGGAACCGGAAGCGGAACTGTCAGCTTCTCTACGGGGGATAGCTGCTCGGCCGGTTGCAGCAGGCAGGTGAGCAGCCTCGCCACCGTGACCCTTACCCCCGTTCCTTCAGCAAGCTCCTATTTTTCCGGTTGGTCCGGGTGTGATAGCGTTGCGGGGAACGTTTGCACCGTTGCCATGTCCTCGGTCAGAAACGTCACCGCTTCCTTCGGGCCGACCTTCCAGCTCTCCGTAGCCCTTGTCGAAAGCGGGACGGTTTCCTACTCCACGGGAGGAAGCTGCTCCTCGAATTGCAGCACAGCAATGCCCTGGGGATCCTCTGTGGTGCTGACCGCGGTGCCCTCGGCTCGGACCGTCTTCGACGGCTGGAGCGGTTGCGATACTACCAACGGAACTCAATGTACTGTGAGCATGACCGGAAACCGTTCTGCGACCGCCCTTTTCGGTTACCTCGTCAGGACCTCACTCGGCGGGTACCCTGAACCCCAGGAAGCGTACAGTGCAGTTCCTCCTGCCGGCATTCTCCGGCTGAGAGATGCTCTTTTCGGAACAGGACTCAATTTGGACCGCGACATTGCTGTTACGCTTCGTGGTGGATATGACAGTTCCTATTCCACAATCGTCGGCATGAGCACTCTGAGTGGCGTGCTTACGGTTGAAAGAGGGACGGCGCAGTTAGAATACCTGGTCATACGATAG